The genomic segment CCCTGCCCGGCTAGCTGAAAGCCCAGGCGCCATGCATGTAAGTAGACTCTGTCGGCGGGCTCGCCAGCGTAGAGAGTATCGCCCAGAATGGGCGCGCCGATACTTTTTAACGCCACCCGCAACTGGTGGGTTTTGCCGGTAAAAGGCTTGAGTAAAAACAGACGTAATCCAGGAGCCAGGGAGCTGGACACAAACACCGTGCGCGCAGGGTTATCCATACTGCGCGCCAGGCGCCAGGCGCCCCGTCTGGCCGGTTGCATATCACCCGCGATGGCACCCTGCTTTTTCACCGGCTTTTTAGCACTGATGGCGAGGTAATACTTTTGCACTTGCGCCTGACGAAACTGCTCACACAGCTCGCGATTGGCGTCGGCGGTGCGTGCCATCACCACCAGACCCGAGGTGACTTTATCCAAGCGATGTACCGGGTAAAGCT from the Gilvimarinus sp. DA14 genome contains:
- a CDS encoding TIGR01621 family pseudouridine synthase — translated: MVSIVHLSDAFVVVNKPAGCDFHDDQGTPGLFTQVRQHLREEELYPVHRLDKVTSGLVVMARTADANRELCEQFRQAQVQKYYLAISAKKPVKKQGAIAGDMQPARRGAWRLARSMDNPARTVFVSSSLAPGLRLFLLKPFTGKTHQLRVALKSIGAPILGDTLYAGEPADRVYLHAWRLGFQLAGQGYVFTQTPDFGEHFMRPELPQALAAWSPPEQLSWPRV